The DNA window GATAGGAGCACATGTGCTCTGTAAGACACAGAATGTTGgggtttttcctttcttcatttgaGAATGTCATTGAAAATTCTTGAGCTGGATAAAAACAAAGATTACAGTGCTGTTTAAGAAGTTAATTCTCAAGGCcgaacgcggtggctcacgcctgtaatccagtactttgtggaggctgagacgggtggattcctggagatcaggggttcgagaccagccaggccaacatgtgaaaccccgtctctacaaaaatacaaaaataagcagggcatgatggtgcgtgcctgcactgccagctacttgggaggctgaggtgggagaattgcttgaacccgaagtggaggttgcagtgagctgagatcgttccactgcactccagcctgggagacagagtgggactctgtctcaaaaaaaaaaaagagttaattaCCAACTAATATGGATAATAGGTGTTGGCACAAAgatatttaaagtttattttcaagCTTCAATTCCAcctgggaagggaggaagaagcatACTTAGCACCTGGCTGCCTGCCCCCAACTTCACCTCAAACACAGCTCTGTTGTCATATTTTTCATATGCCTTTAGCATAGAGTTTTGTTTAAACAAAAGGTTTAGTgatcttaaaaaatctttaagcCACTGATTTAGAGTGGTATTTCATTGTCAACATTACTACACCTACTAAATTCAATAATGGTAAAATCCCAAATATTActattttcaagaaaaagaaattttctttgtgCTGAAGACTCTGCCCAGGGCAGGGCTCCCCTCATATCTCTGTCCTCAGGCTGCAGATGAAGGGGTTCCGCATGGGGTCACCACAGTGAACACCACAGCCATGACAGTGCCCTTCCCAGAGCTATGATTCGTCGATGGGCACAAATAGAGACCAATCGTTGTCCCATAGAAGAGAGACACCACAGACAGGAGGGAGCCACAGGTGGAGAAAGCCTTCTGGATGCCCCCAGCAGAAGGGGCCCTGAGGATGGTGGAGACAATTCTTGCACAGGACATGATGAGGAGTAGGAATGGGATGACAAGGATGAGGCCTCCCCTGAAAAATATCACCAACCCATTGACTTGCATGTTGGAGCAGGCCAGCTTCAACAACAGAGATGTATCACAGAAAAAGTGAGGAATCACATTGTCAGCACAGAAGGACAGCCTGGTCATGAGCAAGGTGCAATGTGTGGCATGGGCAGTGGTCAGCAGCCAGGAGAGTGCCAGCAGAGCAAGGCAACACTTGGGGCTCATGACAGTGGTGTCGTGCAGAGGAAAGCAAATAGCCACATAGCGGTGATAAGCCATGACGACAAGGAGGAAGCTCTCCAGAACTCCAAAAAACAGATGAAAGTACATCTGGGCCAGACAGCCCACATACGGGATGGATGGGTCTTGGTTCTGCATGTTCTGCAGCAATCTGGGCACTGTGACCGAGGAGGTCAGAGAAGGACAAGTTGCTGAGAAACAAATACATAGGCGTGTGGAGCTGGGAGTCCAGTTGAATGAGGGCAATGACGAGGAGGTTCCCCAGGAGGGGGTAAGATACATGGCCTAGAACAGGGCATAGAACAGATTCTGCTGCTCGGGTTGGATGGGCAGGCCCAGGAGCAGGAACTCTGAGATCATGGTTTGGTTCTTCTTTGTCATTCTGTGACTCTATTATCCTTAAGAAGAATGTAATGCACCTTAACACCTACAGGTAACCAATAAACATATCTCTATAATGTGTGGCCTATTTTCAAAGAGACCATGAATGAGAATTTAGGCACAGGTGGCAGACTGGCCTCTGAACCCCATCATCTATTGAAATTGCCCAGTGGAAGCCAGTGATGACTCTACATTCCCATCTCTAAATCCAATAACCTATCACATTTAACACTAATGATCACTTCCTACTTCATGATACCCTCCCCTCACTTGGCCAGGTGACACTCTCCCTCCCTACCTTGCAATACTTCACACTCTCCTTGGACAATTGCTcctgtttcattatttttgagtATTGGTGCTTCTCAGAGTACTGTCCTTACACATTTCCCAAATATGCCAGTGAGTCCCAAATGTACTTCTTCAACCCACACCATTCCTCTGAGCTACAGACCTGGATGTTTAGCTCCCTGATGACCATCTTATTTGCATGTTTCATGGACATCCCAAGCCTCATCTTTCTGATACTAAGTCTGCTGTCTTCCCTGCCCCAGGTGTGTTCCACTCCAGTATTCTCTCGCTGCCTATGCCATCTACGGGGTCCCCAAGCCAGAAACCTGAcagtcatccttgactcctgCCTGCCCCTGATTCAATTACCACATCTGATCAATTCCTCCTTCTAAACATCCCTCCTTACACTCACTGCGTGCACCCCACAGCCACCTTTCAGGTCAGCTACTTTTCTCACCTGCACCACTGACGCAGATGTGGTCTCCAAACATCTACTTTTGCTCTCTTTAAATCTACTGacttgaggccgggcgtggtggttcactcccataatcccagtactttgggaggttaaggtgggtggatcgcctgaggtcaggagtttgagaccagcctgaccaacatggggaaaccctgtctctactaaaaaaaaatacaaaaaaattagctgggtgtggtggtgggcacctgtaatcctggctactcgggaggctgaggcaggacaatcacttgaacccaggaagcggaggttgcagtgagccgagatcgtgccactgcactccagcctgggtgacacagcgagactccatctcaaaaaaataaaaataaaaataaaaataatctattgaCTTTATCCTGAATCATCCTTTTTGTAACTCAAACCTGCTCATGTCACCATCTAATTTAAgagtttttcatttctgttaacaTAATGTCCAAAGGAGTTAAAATGAACCATAAGACCCTGTTTTACTGGGTGAACTCTCTCCTgcttacttctctctctctctctactccaCGAACAATACTGGATTTCTCCCAGTATCTCAAAAGCATCTGCTCTCACCCACCATGATATATCACAGTACCATTGCCTTGAACATGCTGTCTCAACCCCATTCCATCCCTTCTCCTGGAAACTCATCCTTTAGATCATTAACTATGGGATCATTTTTTCTTTGCTAGACTTTAATAATTGAGACAATATCTATCTTGTTCACCGATGAACCTCAACATCTACAGCAATATGTGccacaatatatatatttgtgctaCCTAAGAGACTACTGTATTATTTCAACAGAAACCAAAACCACTGGAGATTAGAACATCTGCTGCCACCAGGCCTTTCCAAATCAAGAATTCCTTCTTATAAATCCTTTGTTTTGATTTCTAGGTAACTGCACTGTAGGTTTGCCAGCTTCATTCTAAAATATTACCCCATCCACAGCTACCCTGTAACATGGCTTAATGCCAGCCTACTCAGTCAACAAGgctatgatttctttttcttgcgaTTCAGCCTACCCAATATCAAGATACTGATGTGGGCAGAAATGAGACTGATGTGGAAGTTTAAAGATCATgggaaggccaggcgcggtggctcacacctgtaatcccagcactttgggaggccgaggtcgcctgaggacaggagttcgagaccagcctgaccaatatgatgaaagcccatctctactaaaaatacaaaaatcagccaggtgtggtggagggcacctgtaatcccagctactcgggaggctgaggcaggagaatcacttaaacccaggaagtagaggttgcagtgagctgagattgcgccactgcactccagcctgggcaacaagagcaagacactgtctaaaaaaaaaaaaaaaaaagttcatgggAAAAGGATTAAGTACATTTCCAGTCTCTCAGACCTAGCTCCTGGTCTCCTCCAGATTCCTCTCTCACACTGCAATCCTGAGGAGTTTTCAGAACTTCTACAAACCCTGAAGATACAGAAGGGACCCTCGTTACAGGATATTTAACAGGATCATGGGGGGTTAACCCAGCCAGATTAATGTGTACGGGAAAAGAAAAGATATGGTGCTGTGATTTACTGATGAGAAGAATCTATCTTTGATTCTCTGGGAATTTCCATCCTGGGAACTAAGTTGGtaccatctctttttaaaatgtgtgattaTGGACCCCCTATCAGTCAGATATCACAAATGCTGCCGTTGAGATGAGGCATATGGGCTTTGGCTgctcttttcatttctctgcatCTTAACATCTTCAGCTGTAAAATAGGAATACTGACTTAACCCTGCTGACGGCACAAAGCAGCGATAAAGTTGAAATCTCTTCTGAAAATTCCTTCCTTACATGACTCCATTATGTAACACAGTTGACCCTTGTACAACACAGGGATTAAGGGCACCAACCTCTGTGCTGTcgaaaatacacaaatacattctgactgccccaaaacttaactactaatagcctgcaGTTGACCGGAATCCTTacagataacataaacagtcgatTAACACACATTTAGTATgttatattcttacaataaagtaagctagagaaaagatgTTActgagaaaatcataaggaagatgAAATATATTTACTAATCATGAAGTAGAAATGGTTCATCATAAAGCTCTTCATCCCtgttgtcttcatgttgagtaggctgagaaggGGGGTTAGTCTTGCTActcagggtggcagaggcagaagaaaatctaagtggacccacacagttcaaacctgtgttgttcatgGGGCAACTATACTTAtgaatactattttaaataaagaaattgaatctgGTAAACAACAATCTAGATTATTTCTAGAATGTTCAACAGGAATTTGGATTTTACAGTGCCTAAAGAACAGTCCCACATAGTCACACCATAGAATGCTAGTAATCAGAACCCTAAGGTTGGAAGGACCCACAGGGACACAGCTTCCAGCCTAACTTACCAGGTATGTCTGAAAGGAATCCCGAGGCCTTGACCTGGGAGCCTTCGCTCTTTTCTGCACGTTTGATACATGGAGATGCAGCCTCTGTCGTCATCATCTAAGTCCACCCCGTCCCTTCACACATCTCCCAGTCTATGTTTCCCAGGTTCTAGACACAGTAGGTCCCAGTGGACCCCAGGCCCTGGTGAAACTTATTAACAACAAGCAAAGTAATTGCCCATGATCCCCTGGGACCAATCTCCTAGGAGGTCTAGAGCAGGCACTACTTTATAGCTGCCCATCCTGGGGTAGGAGAacaggcagaagaggaagcaagatCATCCCCCAAGTCCCACCAGGGATGCTGTTCAGACCACAGCAGTCCACAGGATCTTTTCCTTGTctgcatatttctttattttattttattttttgagatgaagtctggctctgtcgtccaggctggagtgcagcagcatgatctcaactcacttcaacctccgtctc is part of the Chlorocebus sabaeus isolate Y175 chromosome 16, mChlSab1.0.hap1, whole genome shotgun sequence genome and encodes:
- the LOC103242145 gene encoding LOW QUALITY PROTEIN: olfactory receptor 1E3 (The sequence of the model RefSeq protein was modified relative to this genomic sequence to represent the inferred CDS: inserted 4 bases in 3 codons; substituted 2 bases at 2 genomic stop codons), whose protein sequence is MTKKNQTMISEFLLLGLPIQPEQQNLFYALFXAMYLTXLLGNLLVIALIQLDSQLHTPMYLFLSNLSFSDXSSVTVPRLLQNMQNQDPSIPYVGCLAQMYFHLFFGVLESFLLVVMAYHRYVAICFPLHDTTVMSPKCCLALLALSWLLTTAHATHCTLLMTRLSFCADNVIPHFFCDTSLLLKLACSNMQVNGLVIFFRGGLILVIPFLLLIMSCARIVSTILRAPSAGGIQKAFSTCGSLLSVVSLFYGTTIGLYLCPSTNHSSGKGTVMAVVFTVVTXMRNPFICSLRTEIXGEPCPGQSLQHKENFFFLKIVIFGILPLLNLVGVVMLTMKYHSKSVA